From Acinetobacter suaedae, one genomic window encodes:
- a CDS encoding cation:proton antiporter domain-containing protein: MSLLLSIIFLLTAALIIVPLTKRYTSNTVLGYLIAGLLLGSSGFALITDTQFITQITELGMLLLMFFLGLAFRPIQLWIQRYTILKNSGLSLLTISLILTSICFFLFNDFASSIVLGVALALSAVTLVQQLLHYQQKSNSTLGQSILSAIQMQVFVAIQFIVLFPLWDDTATTRHGIAYFAAIIATVSGLFLASRFLIRPAFRYLAKRNSIELIPVLGLTTILSIIVIMDILNIHILIGVFLAGLLLADTEFNTEVERIVYPYRDTALGLLFLAIGLNLSLQPLFETPLLILGSIFVLVLIKTVVIAAISYYQHRRQQLSLLSATVLAQSGELSFILLNIAVAEQILAQPIFESALWVILGSMLLTPLVFWLVNNKRLPILHKKMAAQTLDIPQHPILIVGFGRFGQVVARALHAQGQQLSVIDSNQPDADFIEQYGHRFFDADVTQVENLRAAGIEYCKLLILAIDDVEDSMNLARHLRLNYPDLVLLVRARDRHHAHLLKGMGIQHIWRETYASSLSMAQLALTETGLSSEEAQAQIEQFQNQDQQLFNLRYQSDDDFDSIEAYPSVIAELEYLFENTKTLNTDRMSNEQNQQSDANSSHGTT; the protein is encoded by the coding sequence ATGTCCTTACTGCTATCCATCATTTTTTTACTAACTGCGGCTTTAATTATTGTCCCACTCACAAAACGATATACCTCAAATACTGTTTTGGGTTATCTAATTGCTGGGCTTTTACTCGGCTCAAGTGGCTTTGCACTGATCACAGATACCCAATTTATTACTCAAATTACCGAATTAGGCATGCTATTGCTGATGTTCTTTCTCGGTTTAGCATTTCGTCCAATCCAGCTGTGGATACAACGCTATACCATTTTAAAAAACAGTGGCTTAAGTTTACTGACCATCAGTTTGATTTTAACCAGTATTTGTTTTTTCCTCTTTAATGATTTTGCCAGCAGTATCGTTCTTGGTGTAGCACTAGCACTTTCCGCTGTAACCTTGGTTCAACAATTACTGCATTACCAACAAAAATCAAATAGCACACTTGGACAATCCATTTTAAGTGCTATACAGATGCAAGTATTTGTAGCGATACAATTTATTGTCTTGTTCCCTCTATGGGACGATACGGCGACCACACGACATGGTATCGCATATTTTGCAGCCATCATTGCGACAGTTTCAGGGCTATTCTTAGCCAGCCGTTTTCTGATACGACCTGCATTCCGCTATTTAGCCAAGCGCAACAGTATTGAACTTATTCCTGTACTCGGGCTTACAACAATCCTTTCTATTATTGTCATCATGGATATTTTAAATATTCATATCTTAATTGGTGTATTTTTAGCAGGATTATTACTCGCAGACACTGAATTCAACACTGAAGTTGAACGTATTGTTTATCCGTATCGAGATACCGCGCTTGGTCTCTTGTTTCTTGCAATTGGTTTAAATCTCTCATTACAGCCCCTATTCGAAACACCACTTTTGATTTTGGGATCAATCTTTGTTTTGGTGTTGATCAAAACTGTGGTCATCGCAGCAATCAGCTATTATCAACATCGTCGCCAACAACTTAGCCTCCTTTCTGCTACCGTCCTTGCTCAGAGTGGCGAGTTGAGTTTTATCCTGTTGAATATTGCTGTTGCAGAACAAATTCTTGCTCAACCCATTTTTGAATCTGCGCTATGGGTGATCTTGGGTTCGATGCTTCTGACGCCTCTAGTTTTCTGGTTGGTGAATAACAAACGACTACCAATATTGCATAAGAAAATGGCAGCACAGACACTAGATATTCCCCAGCATCCAATTTTGATTGTTGGATTTGGTCGTTTTGGCCAAGTGGTTGCACGTGCCTTACATGCACAAGGTCAACAGTTGAGTGTGATTGATAGCAATCAACCCGATGCTGATTTTATTGAACAATATGGACATCGCTTTTTTGATGCAGATGTCACTCAGGTCGAAAACCTACGAGCAGCAGGGATCGAATATTGTAAATTGCTGATCCTTGCAATTGATGATGTCGAAGACAGCATGAATCTGGCACGTCACCTCCGTCTAAACTATCCTGATTTAGTCTTATTGGTTCGGGCACGTGACCGTCATCATGCGCATTTATTAAAAGGCATGGGAATTCAACATATTTGGCGTGAAACTTATGCATCATCCTTGAGTATGGCGCAACTGGCTTTGACGGAGACAGGTCTTTCAAGTGAAGAAGCTCAAGCCCAAATCGAGCAATTTCAAAACCAAGATCAGCAATTATTTAATTTACGCTATCAGTCAGATGATGATTTTGACTCAATTGAGGCTTATCCGAGTGTAATCGCAGAGTTGGAATATTTATTTGAAAATACAAAAACTTTAAATACTGATCGAATGAGCAATGAACAAAATCAACAAAGTGATGCAAATTCATCGCATGGAACAACTTGA
- the hslO gene encoding Hsp33 family molecular chaperone HslO — translation MSDLRQRFYIEDCPVRGEVVHLEETLQTILAQRNYMPAVQSLLGEMLSATALLASTLKIRGRISLQIQATGTFKWAMAECNHLGEVRALADYENDPRFVEGQDSRTVLAALTNPVLFINIEPEHGERYQGIVPLDQPTLAGCLTQYYDLSAQIPTHLVLATNGKRSGGLLIQLLPRNDEEEQEFVDEDLWPRLTMLTETLKPEELTDLSANEILYRLYNEEEVRLPEAEVLKFGCTCSKERCANALIQIGVDAVHETLEAQNPIQMDCQFCNTRYEFTAEEALGLFGEHLS, via the coding sequence ATGTCTGATTTACGCCAACGCTTTTATATCGAAGACTGCCCTGTTCGTGGTGAAGTGGTTCATTTAGAAGAAACGCTTCAAACCATTTTAGCCCAGCGTAACTATATGCCAGCTGTACAAAGCTTATTGGGTGAAATGCTTAGTGCAACAGCATTACTTGCGAGTACTTTGAAAATCCGTGGGCGTATCAGTCTACAAATTCAAGCAACAGGTACTTTCAAATGGGCAATGGCTGAATGCAACCATTTAGGCGAAGTTCGTGCACTTGCAGATTACGAAAATGATCCTCGATTTGTAGAAGGTCAAGACAGCCGTACCGTACTCGCTGCATTAACAAATCCTGTTTTATTTATCAATATTGAGCCTGAACACGGTGAACGCTATCAAGGGATTGTCCCTCTAGACCAACCAACTTTGGCGGGTTGTTTGACCCAATATTATGATTTGTCAGCTCAAATTCCGACTCATCTAGTATTGGCAACCAACGGCAAACGCTCAGGTGGATTATTGATTCAACTCCTTCCGCGCAATGATGAAGAAGAGCAAGAATTCGTTGATGAAGATCTATGGCCTCGCTTAACCATGCTCACAGAGACTTTAAAGCCTGAAGAGCTAACCGACCTGTCAGCCAATGAAATTCTTTATCGTTTGTACAATGAAGAGGAAGTTCGTTTACCTGAAGCCGAAGTTCTGAAGTTTGGATGTACTTGTTCAAAAGAACGTTGTGCCAATGCATTGATTCAAATTGGGGTTGATGCAGTACATGAAACTCTTGAAGCACAAAACCCAATTCAAATGGACTGTCAATTCTGTAACACACGTTATGAATTTACTGCTGAAGAAGCTTTAGGCTTATTCGGTGAGCATTTGAGTTAA
- a CDS encoding DnaJ C-terminal domain-containing protein, translating to MTKNYYEELGVTRDASADEIKKAYRKLARKYHPDISKEADAEEKMQAINVAYDTLSNADKKAEYDQMLDHPQGFSGFGQGTGGFNQGASGFDGSQFYRQSSGDGADFSGFEDLFGRFGAGFGGGQQRSQRQQRSYRGEDQHASIQVDISIAYQGSTQQITLQIPTYNVYGEPEIQRKTLEVKIPKGMKEGQQIRLTGQGQSGINGGENGDLYIEIQYKDTDRIRVEGADVYQTIDVAPWEAGLGQSIEVSTPAGQLKVNLPKNAKNGQQLRLKDKGIPSKTAGNLYLIINIVLPAAQSEQEQQAYQQFAEAFSSFKARTS from the coding sequence ATGACAAAGAATTACTACGAAGAACTAGGCGTGACCCGCGATGCCTCAGCAGATGAAATCAAAAAAGCCTATCGCAAACTCGCACGCAAATATCATCCCGACATCAGCAAAGAAGCAGATGCCGAAGAGAAGATGCAAGCAATCAATGTCGCCTATGACACCCTAAGCAATGCTGATAAAAAAGCTGAATATGACCAGATGCTTGACCATCCACAGGGTTTTTCTGGTTTTGGGCAAGGAACAGGTGGATTCAACCAAGGTGCCAGTGGATTTGATGGCTCTCAATTTTATCGTCAAAGCTCAGGCGATGGTGCCGACTTTAGCGGTTTTGAAGATCTATTTGGTCGCTTCGGTGCTGGATTTGGTGGCGGTCAACAACGTTCACAACGTCAGCAACGCAGTTATCGGGGTGAAGATCAACACGCCTCAATTCAAGTGGATATAAGTATCGCCTATCAAGGTTCTACACAGCAAATTACCTTACAGATTCCAACCTATAATGTTTATGGCGAACCTGAAATTCAGCGCAAGACATTAGAAGTCAAAATTCCTAAAGGGATGAAAGAAGGTCAACAAATTCGCCTCACAGGTCAAGGACAAAGTGGAATCAATGGCGGTGAAAATGGCGACTTATATATTGAGATTCAATACAAAGATACGGACCGAATCCGCGTCGAAGGAGCTGATGTTTATCAAACCATTGATGTTGCACCTTGGGAAGCGGGCTTAGGTCAAAGCATTGAAGTCAGTACCCCTGCGGGTCAGCTCAAAGTCAATTTACCGAAAAATGCAAAAAATGGTCAACAACTTCGTCTAAAAGACAAAGGAATTCCTAGCAAAACCGCAGGTAACCTTTATTTGATCATTAATATTGTTTTACCAGCTGCACAGAGTGAACAAGAACAACAGGCTTATCAACAATTCGCTGAAGCGTTCTCTTCATTCAAAGCTCGTACCTCATAA
- a CDS encoding chaperone modulator CbpM codes for MTTIQYKEIQYDGHCQVEIVDEQLALDLEHFAEACGQSTEWVLKLIDYDILQITVEPQNYQFIGEDVARARRAYRLQRDFDASLSAVAVMLDLIDEVQQLRKQLKHFH; via the coding sequence ATGACAACTATTCAATACAAAGAAATTCAATATGACGGTCATTGCCAAGTTGAAATCGTTGATGAACAATTGGCACTTGATCTTGAACATTTCGCAGAAGCATGCGGTCAAAGTACTGAATGGGTACTCAAATTGATTGATTACGATATTTTGCAAATCACAGTTGAGCCGCAAAATTATCAATTCATCGGTGAAGATGTTGCCCGTGCCCGTCGAGCATACCGCTTACAACGTGATTTCGATGCGAGCTTATCAGCAGTTGCTGTCATGCTGGATTTGATTGATGAAGTACAACAATTGCGTAAACAGCTCAAACATTTTCATTGA
- a CDS encoding magnesium transporter CorA family protein — MQLYYFYRHNSENIIFMSVQEQQEHTLEFLWVDSLRQDLVNHSESWQNNIYEHTGLVLNEFHMRDLLNIEHPCAFDTVEEYDLLVFRKLISEDDQIYENDPGLDVHESVFGLATTPMSFILTPRVLVSVREQGNMAVENYVQRLQMVMERAILEQNKPRKLPTTPADLCLRLLNSMIDGYLNLRTPLTRRVEYWQQQLLQGNRRFKQWHQLFHEDMAFQQIENLCEEQIETLQEFRDELIDNYHHVVGERKYKTQDILLVRLNDLMSHIERVQKHTLRLRNAVQSAIDLHFSATANQTNENMRILAIITAVFAPLTLLTGIYGMNFEFIPGLKSPVGFWIMLGVMLMTTILLLYYFYQQHLVGRGERSVIDLLTQQHKQRNINLLWFLDYEPIKQTLKEVEKMTKLK; from the coding sequence ATGCAGCTTTATTACTTTTATCGCCACAATAGTGAAAATATAATTTTTATGAGCGTACAAGAACAACAAGAACATACGCTTGAATTTCTATGGGTGGATAGCTTAAGACAAGATTTAGTGAATCATTCAGAGTCTTGGCAGAACAATATTTACGAGCATACTGGACTTGTATTGAATGAATTTCATATGCGAGATTTGTTGAATATTGAGCATCCATGTGCTTTTGATACCGTCGAAGAATATGATTTATTGGTCTTTCGTAAGCTGATTAGTGAGGATGATCAGATTTATGAAAATGATCCTGGGTTAGATGTACATGAGAGTGTATTTGGTCTCGCCACAACGCCAATGAGTTTTATCTTGACGCCACGAGTGTTGGTGAGTGTTCGTGAACAGGGGAATATGGCAGTTGAAAACTATGTCCAACGTTTACAAATGGTCATGGAACGGGCAATTTTAGAACAAAACAAGCCTCGTAAATTACCGACTACCCCAGCAGATTTGTGTTTGCGATTGCTCAATAGCATGATTGATGGTTATTTGAATTTACGTACTCCTTTAACTCGTCGTGTGGAATATTGGCAGCAACAGTTATTACAGGGGAATCGCCGTTTTAAACAATGGCATCAATTGTTTCATGAAGATATGGCATTTCAGCAAATCGAAAATTTATGTGAAGAACAAATCGAAACTTTGCAGGAGTTTCGTGATGAGTTGATTGATAACTACCATCATGTTGTGGGTGAACGAAAATATAAAACACAAGATATTCTTTTGGTTCGTCTAAATGATTTGATGAGTCATATAGAACGAGTGCAAAAGCACACACTGCGGTTGCGAAATGCAGTTCAGTCAGCAATTGATTTGCATTTTTCTGCAACAGCAAATCAGACCAATGAAAATATGCGTATTTTGGCGATTATCACAGCTGTATTCGCACCATTAACCCTATTAACAGGGATTTATGGAATGAACTTTGAGTTTATTCCTGGATTAAAATCACCTGTTGGATTTTGGATTATGCTGGGCGTGATGCTGATGACCACCATATTGCTGTTGTACTATTTCTATCAACAGCATTTAGTTGGACGAGGCGAGCGTAGTGTGATTGATTTGCTGACGCAGCAGCACAAACAACGTAACATTAATTTATTGTGGTTCTTGGATTATGAACCTATTAAACAAACACTCAAAGAAGTGGAGAAAATGACTAAGCTGAAATAG
- the pnp gene encoding polyribonucleotide nucleotidyltransferase — protein sequence MFNIVRKEFQFGQHQVVLETGRVARQANTVLITMGGVTVLVAVVAQPTAKAGQDFFPLTVNYQEKQYAAGRIPGGYGKREGRASEAETLISRLIDRPIRPLFPEGYVNEVQVTATVVSSDKTMEADIAAMLGTSAALAIAGTPFRGPIGAARVGLINGEYVLNPNYEQMAQSDLDLVVAGTDSAVLMVESEAKELSEDQMLGAVLFGHDEMQIAVQAIKEFASAVGAKESDWVAPTHNEELRTKLKEAFEAKISEAYTIAVKQDRYAALDALYAEAVAQFVPEEDVDGIADEVDFLFEDLKYRTVRDNILSGKPRIDGRDTKTVRALDVQVGVLERAHGSALFTRGETQALVTTTLGNTRDALMVDTLAGTKTDNFMLHYNFPAYSVGETGRESGPKRREIGHGRLARRGVQAVLPAADRFPYVIRIVSDITESNGSSSMASVCGASLSLMDAGVPLKAPVAGIAMGLVKEGERFAVLSDILGDEDHLGDMDFKVAGSANGITALQMDIKIEGITEEIMEVALNQAFAGRMHILNEMNKVISRARAEISANAPTFEVININPDKIRDVIGKGGATIRQITEETKAAIDIEDNGTVRVFGETKAAARAAIAKIQALTAEVEPGKIYDGKVIRIVEFGAFVNIMPGTDGLLHISQISNERIANVTDVLKEGQEVKVQVADVDNRGRIKLTMKDIEQV from the coding sequence ATGTTTAATATCGTTCGTAAAGAATTTCAATTTGGTCAACATCAAGTTGTTTTAGAAACGGGTCGTGTTGCACGTCAAGCGAATACAGTTTTAATCACAATGGGTGGTGTCACTGTTTTGGTGGCTGTTGTTGCTCAACCTACGGCTAAAGCTGGTCAAGACTTTTTCCCGTTGACTGTTAACTATCAAGAAAAACAATATGCGGCTGGTCGTATCCCTGGTGGTTATGGTAAGCGTGAAGGACGTGCATCTGAAGCGGAAACCTTAATTTCACGTTTAATTGATCGTCCGATTCGTCCATTGTTCCCAGAAGGATATGTGAACGAAGTCCAAGTAACAGCAACAGTTGTTTCTTCTGATAAAACAATGGAAGCTGATATTGCTGCGATGCTTGGTACCTCTGCTGCACTTGCAATTGCGGGTACACCTTTCCGTGGTCCAATTGGTGCTGCGCGTGTCGGTTTAATTAATGGTGAATATGTCTTAAACCCAAATTATGAGCAAATGGCTCAGTCTGATTTGGATTTAGTTGTTGCAGGTACAGATTCAGCTGTTCTCATGGTTGAGTCAGAAGCAAAAGAACTTTCTGAAGATCAAATGCTAGGTGCTGTGCTATTTGGCCATGATGAAATGCAGATCGCAGTACAAGCAATTAAAGAGTTTGCTTCTGCTGTAGGTGCAAAAGAGTCAGATTGGGTTGCTCCAACACACAACGAAGAATTACGTACTAAACTAAAAGAAGCATTTGAAGCGAAAATTTCAGAAGCTTATACCATTGCAGTAAAACAAGATCGTTATGCAGCATTAGATGCGCTTTATGCTGAAGCTGTTGCTCAATTTGTTCCTGAAGAAGATGTAGACGGTATTGCTGATGAAGTAGACTTCTTATTTGAAGATCTTAAATACCGTACTGTTCGTGACAACATTTTATCTGGTAAGCCACGTATTGATGGTCGTGACACCAAAACTGTTCGTGCGTTAGACGTACAAGTGGGCGTACTTGAACGTGCACACGGTTCTGCATTATTTACACGTGGTGAAACTCAAGCGTTGGTAACAACGACTTTGGGTAATACACGTGATGCGTTGATGGTTGATACTCTTGCTGGTACTAAAACTGATAACTTCATGTTGCATTACAACTTCCCTGCATATTCAGTAGGTGAAACTGGTCGTGAATCAGGTCCTAAGCGTCGTGAAATCGGTCACGGTCGTTTAGCGCGTCGTGGCGTTCAAGCAGTTCTTCCTGCGGCTGACCGCTTCCCGTATGTGATTCGTATCGTATCTGACATTACTGAATCAAACGGTTCATCTTCAATGGCTTCTGTATGTGGTGCATCATTATCACTTATGGATGCTGGTGTTCCATTAAAAGCACCAGTTGCAGGTATCGCAATGGGCTTAGTGAAAGAAGGTGAGCGTTTCGCAGTTCTTTCTGACATCTTAGGTGATGAAGATCACTTGGGTGATATGGACTTTAAAGTAGCAGGTTCTGCAAACGGTATTACTGCGCTTCAAATGGATATCAAGATCGAAGGGATCACTGAAGAGATTATGGAAGTTGCGTTAAACCAAGCATTTGCTGGTCGTATGCACATTCTTAATGAAATGAACAAAGTGATTTCACGTGCACGTGCAGAAATCAGCGCAAATGCGCCGACTTTTGAAGTGATTAATATTAATCCAGACAAGATTCGTGATGTGATTGGTAAAGGTGGTGCTACCATTCGTCAAATCACTGAAGAAACTAAAGCTGCGATTGATATTGAAGATAATGGTACCGTTCGTGTATTTGGTGAAACTAAAGCTGCTGCTCGTGCTGCGATTGCAAAAATCCAAGCACTTACTGCTGAAGTTGAACCAGGTAAGATCTATGACGGTAAAGTGATTCGTATCGTTGAGTTTGGTGCGTTTGTAAACATCATGCCAGGTACTGATGGTCTACTTCACATTTCGCAAATCTCGAATGAGCGTATTGCAAACGTGACTGACGTTTTGAAAGAAGGTCAGGAAGTGAAAGTACAAGTTGCAGATGTTGATAACCGTGGTCGTATCAAGTTGACAATGAAAGACATCGAACAAGTTTAA
- the rpsO gene encoding 30S ribosomal protein S15 translates to MALTNADRAEIIAKFARAENDTGSPEVQVALLTAQINDLQGHFKEHKHDHHSRRGLIRMVNQRRKLLDYLNGKDHGRYVALIGALGLRR, encoded by the coding sequence ATGGCTTTAACTAACGCAGATCGCGCAGAGATCATTGCTAAATTTGCTCGTGCTGAAAATGACACTGGTTCACCAGAAGTACAAGTTGCTTTATTGACTGCACAAATCAATGATTTGCAAGGTCACTTTAAAGAACACAAACACGACCACCATAGCCGTCGTGGTTTGATTCGTATGGTTAACCAACGTCGTAAATTACTTGACTACTTAAATGGTAAAGATCACGGTCGTTATGTTGCTTTGATCGGCGCATTAGGTTTACGTCGTTAA